TCGAGGGAAGATCCTCCTGAAGCCTCCCAGGTGTTTTCTCTCGTGCGACGCCATCCGCTGGGCGGAGGCCGCCTGGCACTGCCGCAGCTCCTCTGACCTTGAACGTCAAAGACGAGGATGAGACATTTGACCTTGGAGCGGGGGTCGGGGCTGTGGGTCAGGGTCTACCTCGCCACTCTGGGTCGGTTCTCCTGCAGACGCTCCTTAGCCCGCCTGCTCTCCTCCTTGGTGATCCTGCTTCTGTTGCAAGCGCCCAAGTTGATGAGGAGCAGCGTGTCGTAAAGTAGCGCGTCCTTCACCTCACGGTCCAGCGCCGAGTCAGTGGTGAAACTTGGCGAGTGATTGACCTGCGGGGGACGAACGCTGTTCTTAACGAGCCGTACGCTAATTTGCTGCTGACTGATTGATGCGCTGAgatcagggctgtccaaagaaGAACCTCGAGCACCCAGGGCCTCAGGCGCTGGTCCAGCAGGATGTCGAAGCCGAGGATCTCGAAGCAGGCGCTGCCGACGGCGTAACTGGGGAAGCACGTGTGGTAGTTGTGCCGGAGGACAGGCTGAACCGAGATGAGCGTCTTGATGATCACGTCCTCCACGTCGCTCCACAGCTTGTCCGTGTCGCCGCACGCTGCCTCCAGCTGCTTGATGAGCGCCGACAGCTTCCTGGAATCAAAGCAGGTGAAATGCTCGCGCGCGCAGAGAACGTGCTTGCCATGGCAACGTACCGCTTGCTACCCATGTCGTGGTCATGGACGAAGTTGTCACTGTGCTTGTTGATGGAGTAGTTGGTCAGGTGCATGCACACCTTGTCCTGATGAGGTTCCACACAGATTATTGAGCCACATTCACTTCACAACAACGAGTGGAGTTAACATGTTGGCTTCTAACCACGTTGCCGTGCGCCGGTTCCGTGTACTTGGTGGTGCAGAACCGTGCCAGCCCCTCCTCGAACAGGAATATCCTCAGTGGGTCACATGACGTGACCAGCACGTAGATACGGAGGTCGAACTTGTAGCCGTCGATGACCAAAGGCTGCGAGCAGTCGATTCAAGACAGTCGAGAGTGTGAACAAGTcaactatgtgtgtgtttgcgtgtgtgccCACCTTGGAGATGTAGAGCTGACAGATCATGCGTTCTCCAGGCTGAATGTCTCTACTGGACCTGGTGATGAAGATGCCGCGCCCCTGAGAGCCTGCGTCGGGCTTACAAATGAAAGCCACGTGCTTCTTGAGGCGGGCGAACGCCAGGAAGTCACTGTAGCTGCAAAGCACAGCGGAGGCGGTGCATCACAAAGCGCTCGTCGACAGGGCGgcgaagaaaacaaacaaacgcacGCACTCTGCCGGAAGGCACCACGTCCTGGGAAAGATGTTGTAGTCCTTTGGGAAGAGCTTGAGCATGCGGTTCAAGTTCCTGGCCAGAGTGTCTTTGCGGCAGATCTCGATCATCCCGGGGAAATGATTGATCTTCTGTAACGCACCAAACACAACACTGTTGACCTGACAGTTTTAATAtgacaaaaactacaaaaatggaggacaaaacacaaagcaaagtaTATAATTAAAATCTGGAGGAGGCCATTGATGTGAACCACGTGAGCGGACTCCTCTGTGAGACTACCTGGTACTGTTTCATGGCCTTCACTCTCTCCAGAGACACGGAGCAGTCGGACCACATCAGCGTCCAGTCGCTGCCTTCCATCGCCTCTCTGAGGCCGTAACGTCGGGCAGCGCGTcgcactgacaacacacacacacagacacacactaaaCGTGAGTGTTTtcataggggtgtaaaggttcGTGGTGTgcagatcgatactgaaatatcaatactttcaataccagctcttcaggctctaaaatcgattctcatatcaaaatatcgatacttggGATATTTCAGTCATTTCAGGTGGCTTGCCTAAAAgctttgtctgttgaaacgataACTTATCCTCAACAGAGCCAAGGGTGAATCGTGAATAAAGTTTACATTGTTAAactagttcttaataattaatcattcattttactggttttattattttacttaaagtggagtgaaaaagtgtttgccccttcctgatttctttttttttttttttttgcatatttgtcccACTTTTGTCactgtttcagatcatgaaacaaatataaatgttaatcaatgacaacacaactgaacaccaaatgccatttttaaatgaaacttattattaagggagaaaaaaatccaaagctacataccatcacactaccaccaccatattttactgttgctatgatgttctttttctgaaatgccagatgtaatgggacatacaccttccaaaaagttcagcttttgtctcgtcagaccagagtattttcccaaaggtcttggggatcatcaagatgttttctggcaaaattgagacgagccttaatgttctttttgttcagcagtggttttggtcttggaactctgccatgcaggccgtttttgtctttcttttggtggagtcatgaacactgaccttaactgaggcaagtgaagcctgcagttctttggatgttgttgtggggtcttttgtgtcgtcactgcgctcttagGGTCATTTTggctgggaaggttcaccactgttccaggttttggccatttgtggataatggctctcactgtggttggctggagtcccaaagctttagaaatggctttataaccttttccacactgatggcTCTCAATCACTCTCATTTAAGTTATGTTTCAACAagggagggcaatcactttttcacacagggccatgtaggtttggattttctttcaCACTAACTaatcaaaagtttcatttaaaaactgcactttgtgttcagttgtgttgtcattgagtaatatttacatttgtttgatgatctgaaacatttaagtgtgacaaacatgcaaaaaaatcaggaagggtgcaaacacacaccactgtattttcttttattgtttttcttttatcattttcacatatattatattatatatataatatattatattatatgatatactgtataatatattatatgatTTTTGTCCTCAGTCTTTTctcttgttgtatattagcttggctatattgtaaatcaccccactaTGTCAATATACTCcaaggtttaaaataaatacataaattacttaaattaattattaaattactgatttatttaagtaatttatttaaattctttaaattaataatttattaaaatgaatattatatttaactcatacattaattaaatgacttgtattctttatgctatgatatgaaatacactactttttctaatttaccagacacattaagtGAATTTGCATCTGTGTCGGATCAGTatcaccgataccagcctgaattttactcaagTGTCGGATCGGAAACAAAGTCggtggtatcacacatcaccaGTGACGGTACATGTAGTCATGATGCCATTTTTTGCGAGTCCCCACACGGCAGGCAGTGAAGTGAGGTACAAGAAGCATTTATGGCGTCACGCATCTACTCTGTCAACAAAAGCAGTTGAGCCCAGCCTTTGTCTGGCAGGAGTCATGGCTCACACACTTACTAAACGCATTTCAAGGAATTACAGCAACTTTGGTGAGTTCCGGTACTGCCGAACGaggtgcgaaatctcaacatgtgacgaaaaaacattttaaatgaagcataaaggcataaatatgtaaaaattgtggggggtttaaatttttttttgttctttttttgaccaatctgcaaatttgcggggccACAAACGCTGAATGGCGAATGTGTAGGGCTCCATTTCCCTTACTGCACCCAAAATGAACCCGTCACCTTAAAACCGTGATGATGGCGTGCCGTTACGCCCCTCCTGTTTTATCATGTCAGCAAGTTGAAAGTAGCTAGATCACAGAAGACAAGAGTACAGTCCCACGTTTGccgttcaaattttgtggcttctctctatcacagtttttcaaaataaattatcgCTGCATTGTGCTTGACTACGgctaaaaaatatgcatatttaagcaaattgtgcatattcttggcctaatttaattgtaatattttagcataaaaatggctaagtgtATACGGCAAATAtacggcattcaaaagatgtgatatgttgtattttacactggtcactaggtgtcagtaatgttacattgatgagacagtagccagTGCAAGGAGCCctatccagaaaaaaaaaaaaactcacccaGAGCTAATGTGCCAGTGTGACTCTGTTATGTCTACTGTGTTATATTCTCTTATAATGTCTAGCATATTgtgtatattgtgtaatagcagtgtaaaggtcacgatagggttgttatttcatgtctacagggctctaataatgttaaaaggcgtattttagaaggttgtaaacaggttttccatgctgagtatgtcttattttctcttatgtctactatattggctaatagggagtgtaaaggtgagtataggggtgttatttcatgtctagagggctctaataatgttaaaaagtgtattttagaaggctgtaaacaggttttctatgctatataCCAAAAAAACTACCATTTATTTATAAGGcatcctactttgctgaaattcacttatcccagTCCAAACAATAaactgccataaatgagggattactgtatactacTCACAAAAGTACATGTGTGTgacctctgtgtgtgtgacctCAACGTACCGCTTTCATACTTGCAGTTGCTCAAGTTGATACACAATCATCTGAAAGACAAGAGAGGACACACAGGGACAGAACACGCCTCTGCTTCCTCGTCGCCATGGCGACAACTAGTGTACAAGAGCAGCAGGTAAGTAGGTACCTCCTCTTGAGCCTTCTTCTCTTCTTGCGGATGCTTGCTGGCGTTTGAGTCAGCGTGTCGTCCGGCTCTCTGTCTTCACGCCGGTTGCCTCCACGAGTACCCTCGGGCATCTCCGGCAGAGCCATCCTGGTGTTGCAAAGGGACAAGACACCCTGGTGACCTCTGTCGGGTTCACTTTACCCTCCAGGATTTCCATTACCGCTATAACTTTGGTGACTCACCTTCACGGTCAAACCTACATGAGACAGGCCACGGCAGGACGCTCCAAAATCTGTCACGATGTCGTGGCACTCCCCTGTGGATGAAGCCCTCAGCATCATGGCCGCCGTGTCGTCCTCCAGGACGCACCACAGACAGCAGATGTCATGGCAGAGCTCGGGTCAGACTGAAACACGCTTGGGATCTGGTGACCCATCAGAAAGTGTTAGAAAACATTTGATCCCTCCGCACTTGACGAGCCGCCGCAAGAGGAGGATAATCCTGACGTTTTGTAGGTACACTGAAACAGAAGAAGTGCTCCTCACGTTGCTCACATAACATCCCTGGCAAGGACGGGACCCATGAACTCAGCATCTGAActtaaatatacagtcatggaaaaatgattagaccacccttgtttcttcagtttcttgctcattttaatgcctgatacaactaaaggtacctctgtttgatgacaacaaaaatagctcataagagttccattttttggcagtacaatgctatagctattcatgtaagaacttaagtgattgtggttattatcaagaaaaccatggaagttgctagatatctgctcttaaattaaactcttactAGGTTAtcgtcattatatttgtccaaacatgggtggtctaatatttttttccgtGACTGTACGTCCCTAAAGTAAACATTTGACACACAAGTATCCTCACTTTTAATATACTGCATTTGTTATCTTGGAATCAACATTGTTGCAATCTAAACAAGCTAAGGCTACAGTAACAGCATGAGTAATGCCGTGCCATGTTGCCGTGGCAACCACACGCCGACCGGctgctaaccagttagcttgaATTTGGACCGAAATAATTTCGTTAAACGGTCGCACGCGTCAACGACCTGCTTGAGCAAAGTGTTCCCGTCGGTGTTTGTCCTCGTCGTTGAGTAGTTTCGTCTCCAGTTTGGAAGTCTTGACGCTCCCAAGTACGCCAACAAGATGAAGTAAAGCCGAGCCAATTCCAGTTTCACGCTCCCGCTGCCTGGTTCTTGTCTTAGCCAATCACGAACAGGCAGCTCCACTGTGAATGATTGCTAGTAGTtctgttctgattggctgtggcACTTTCGCTTCTGATTGGccttgttttttcctcaaattaAAACTTTAGACTTTATTGTTAAggcattttaaaacatttcagGTTTGCAATATACATGGCGATTATATAATGTGTTTTAGTTCCCatattaaaaattaaaacattagaAAGCATGACTGTTTTATGTTATTGTATCATttgcttctgtttttttaaatgttttatgtgtAACTTTCAACATATATCTTTTTATTTCGtttgttattaattttattgtacaatattttgtgtgtgtgcgtgtatatatatatatatatatatatatatatatatatatatatatatatatatatatatatatgttaaaatgtttgttttttaagcacgtgtgcgtgtatatatatatatatatatatgttaaaatgtttgttttttaagccaAGGGTGTGCGATGAGTGAAATGCGTTTGTCTCCCTCTTGTGTTGTAATGACGACACTGCAAGTAAAGACGTAATAGCGCAATGAAGTTGCGAGCAGCGCAGATGTTGTTAACTTGTCATTATTTGTGGTTTGTTGTCTTGGTGGTGAATTAGTCATGTAAAACAAAGTCGTGGCAGACCCCTTAATGCCTCCCTTGCGTGATATTAAATcaaatgtgatgtttttaatCTGTCATTCGTTCCAGTGTGTGTCACATGTCATATTACAGCGTTTCTCGATCAGATTCCAAATGTCCGAGGCTTCATGAAAGCAGCGGGGCGGCTAGCACTCAGCAGGTCTGATGGCGGACAGCAGTCAGCAAAAAGTGACAACAAACACGTAAGATTTATTTCATTTCCGTCGTCATCTTATTCCTGGAAGTTGGCTATGATACCGTACGCTTTATGACAAACTATTTGTTTACGTTTGTTTATCGCTGCGACGCTTCCTGTTAATCTCATCGCACTTTTGGCTTGAATGTTTTCCGCCATGAATTGGCAGTGTGTTGTTGTGAACGAGTCGAGTTTGTTGAGTTTTGTCGAAGGAAGTGTCGACGAGAGTGCAAAAAGTAGACGAAAAGTATCATGTCGTCGTGACACCTGCCGTCTTCACTCTCACTGCTGACACCAGAGTCTTTTTATTCCAGCATGCACAAGTCCACTCCTGCCTTCTCCCAGGTGGTGTTCAGGAACATCCCCCACTCCTACCCGCCGTCCACCCCGGTCACGTGCAGCTACACCCTCACCGCAGCTTTCCAGCCCCACAGCCGCGACTGGGTGGGCATTTTTAAGGTGGATCATGTCGCTTTTTTCCGGTTTATGTGGTGCGTTTGAGGACGTATGCTGAGCTGTGTGTGCACTTTGATCTTCCAGGTGGGCTGGAGCACCACGAAGGACTATTACACCTTCGTGTGGGTGGAGCCGTGCGCAGACGTGGGACAGCAGGCAGCGGGCAGGCAGGCTTGTTTTAAAGGTGGAACATAAACGTCATCCTAATTAAACGTCAGTCATTCGGCAGCTTTGCCCGTCCGTGTTTTCAGATTACTACCTGCCCAAGGATGATGCAGACTTTTACCAGTTCTGCTACGTTGACAGTTCGGGCCAAGTGTGCGGCGCCAGCACACCGTTCTGCTTCAAAACGGCAACAGAGCAAAGTGCAGAGTGCACGTTAGACAATGACCTCTTGGTTATTACCACGCAGGTATCACACACTCACACCACATTTAAGCGTAAAACAGCCGTGTccaaagcttgttttttatCATCCCATATacaacaaaactacaaaaaaaacagcaaaaagaggaggaaaaagctgaaatgttgacaatagTAACGCTACACTACTACAGTAATCACTCCTTTACCGCTGctcatcggttccagacccaaatGAATTTATGGGAATGAATTTGatgtataaattgaatattttcatagttaaatcagagaaaacctgtttacaaccttctaaataccttttttttaaaacagtattAGAGAAATAAcaccttatagtcacctttacactcctgttactcaatatagtagacataatctgagaaaataaaacaacctgtttatggccttccaaatacatgttttaatgttactagagcctctagacatgacataacacccctatagtcacctttacgctcctgttacccaatatagtagacatcataagagaaacTAAGATATACAAAACCagtttatggccttctaaatacatgttttaacattattagagccctctcgacatgaaataacacccctatagtcacctttaccctccaattaccacatacagtagacataatatgagaaaataagacatacaaaatatGGCCTTCCAAATACGtgttttaacgttattagagcctccagacatgagataacacccctatagtcactgttacactcctattacccaatatacatgTAGCAGACatgtgagaaaataagacatacaaaacctgtttatggctttctaaatgcATGTTTTAACATTTAGAGCCCtttcgacatgaaataacacccctttgcCGTCCTtgaggggttctcaaatggtctcaacccgggaaccacattttccaatggtcattaagtcGCCACCcacagttttatttttaaatatatacatatttagtaagatattttaaatattaatatattcaaATACAATCTTTTCACTTACACCTTATATTttcttatgtattatttttatatgattttatatattatttgctTTTTCAGCATAGAtggaaatattttattattttttaattatgtgattattaGATTTTTCAGTATAGATGGAAAAAAGAtgtcaaatatattttattatgtattattattattatatataattttatatatttgatttttcagcattaatgaaaaaaggatgtcaaatatattttattgtttattataatttttattattttatatattatttgatTTTCCAGTAGGCGGttctgtgtggggaaaaaagagatgaaagaaatgaaattagtcaaaatttgatttttatgagtgaatatttttattattttattgtttgttttttcagcaGGCGGTTCTTTGTGGGAAAAAATGGGGAGGAGCAAAAagtgatgaaaaaaatgaaagtcaaaatgatgattttttttattattattttatgagaTATTTGATTTTTCAGCAGGCGGTTCTgggtgtaaaaagtaaaaaataaaaaaaagtttaaaaaaaatgtaaaaaaaaccatgtaaaaaaacaagcaaacaaaaaatagaaaagttGTAGGTTGTAGGGTCTTCGGTGTGAGGTTGACGTCCAGATGAGATGTTGCCGTTGTCGGAGCAGGAGCAAGTCGACCGGAGCCTTCGGGAGAGCGCGGCGATGAAGGAGGCGGGGGATCGTCTCCAAGAGAAGAACGAGGAGTTGCAGAAAGCTCTGCGGGAGGAGAGACGCCAAGTCTGCGTTCTGACGGAGCAGAAGGAGCGGCAACGCAAAGAGATGTCTGAGCTGGCGAGAGAACTTTGTGAGATGAAGGATCAGAAGGAACGATTGGAAGACACGCTGCAGCAGCAACTACAGGAAATTGACAAATTAAAGGTTTGGCccgtcttttttcttcttaattcCTCTTCATGTGGAGCTCATGTCTGTCGTTTTCTGTCCTGCAGCAGGAGATGTCGGTCCAGATGACAAGTCAGATGCAGATCCAGCAAAAGAACCCTGCTGAGAGCACACAAAGctcagatgatgatgatgggcaTTTACTCCAAACAGAGGTAGCGTCCTCCATGTTTGTTCACGCAACGAGGCACAAGAACCCACACAGTTCTTTTGTGCTTCCCCAGATGCAGCTGCGAGAAGCTCACACGGTGATTGCGGATAAGGAGGTCATGATTGAGGAGAAAGAACGCTTGTTGTTGGTGATGAAACGGCACGACGACGCACTGGCTCAGGAGAACCGAGTACGCCGTGGACACCTGCATTCTTTGCGTGAATATTTCAGCTAACACGATCTCGCTTGTGTCAGAACCTCAGAAATGACGTGGAGGAGCTGCGCAGGACGTTGGGGGACCTTCAAAAGGCCTCGCCCGCCCACGCAGCGCACCCTGAGGCCACGGCGCCCCCCGGTGGACTCACGCAGTCTGACGCAGCAGAGACAGGCGAGCCCTTGTACGACAACGTACCTGTAGGTGAGTGCAACGCATGTGAGACTGAATGATACCAACTTGTTCTTCAGGCTGACGCACGCCTCTGCCCTTTCTTTGCAGTGAGCATCGCAGAAGACGACAGCCAAGATGAggtacaaaaacacatttattcatCATCATAAtgtgctagcaagctaaccttTTTAAATTCACCCGATACACTCATTACCCACTTCCATTAGGTACAGCTAATTATAGATGGGGCCAATCCGACGCAGTATCTGCATCAGGTTCCGATATCAGCGTAACACATGTATCAGAAACTTCCGATACCACCTGCAGAGATTTCCGATCCATGACTGTGCTTTAGTGTTGTCAGCAAACCAAGACTATCAGTGAACGTAACTAAAAGAATATTAGCATACGTAGCCAAAAGagcatcagcaaatgtagctagaagaacATCTGCAAGGTGATTGTGTAATGTCGTGGTGAGCACTTGAAGGCGATTCCGTACTCGCCTTGTTGACGCGTTGGCTGCGTCTGCTTCCTCCACAGCTGACGCTGTCGTGCCGTCACTGCCTGGAAAGCTTCCCCGGAATCACGCGGGCAGAGGTGGAGCAACACGAGCGCAGCCACCAAGTGTGCCCCTTCTGCACGCTCATCTGCGACAACATGGCGCAGTCCGTGTTTGAGGACCACGTCTACAGCCACGAAATGTGACTCGGGAGATCTGAGCAAAAACTGTTGAAAAGCGTTTTTGAATGTGAGGAAATTTGCAGAAACAGGGCGAGTGTCCTTTAAGGGCGGGAAGAAACCACTAAAACACCTGAGATCATTTATTGGTACGAGCTGAAGAGTTGAAatccaaacatatttttattcacGCCAACACAACAACCTGTgggcagaataaaaaaaactgttctTTCAAAGAGTTGTCAGTCATTTCCATTTACACAATCACGGGCTCATCTGATTGGCCTCCTCGGGCGTGACATCGCGGGACGTGAGCTCAGAGAAGAGAGCAGGCAGCCAGTACTGCGGCTCGCCCGACGCCTGCGAGTCCAACCAGGCCAGGCCCTCCTTCAGCAGGTGGTCCTGGAGGGAAGAGCATGCCGCTGTATTTTGGGAATTGTTATATGCTGTGATG
This sequence is a window from Dunckerocampus dactyliophorus isolate RoL2022-P2 chromosome 2, RoL_Ddac_1.1, whole genome shotgun sequence. Protein-coding genes within it:
- the calcoco2 gene encoding calcium-binding and coiled-coil domain-containing protein 2, with protein sequence MADSSQQKVTTNTMHKSTPAFSQVVFRNIPHSYPPSTPVTCSYTLTAAFQPHSRDWVGIFKVGWSTTKDYYTFVWVEPCADVGQQAAGRQACFKDYYLPKDDADFYQFCYVDSSGQVCGASTPFCFKTATEQSAECTLDNDLLVITTQEQVDRSLRESAAMKEAGDRLQEKNEELQKALREERRQVCVLTEQKERQRKEMSELARELCEMKDQKERLEDTLQQQLQEIDKLKQEMSVQMTSQMQIQQKNPAESTQSSDDDDGHLLQTEMQLREAHTVIADKEVMIEEKERLLLVMKRHDDALAQENRNLRNDVEELRRTLGDLQKASPAHAAHPEATAPPGGLTQSDAAETGEPLYDNVPVVSIAEDDSQDELTLSCRHCLESFPGITRAEVEQHERSHQVCPFCTLICDNMAQSVFEDHVYSHEM